CATGTGCAGTACGTGCCAGTCGGCACCGACAGTATGCAGAGTGAGCGTCAATGGTGGAGCCGAGTCGATGGCGAACGTCCGTCGCGACGCGGTCTGCATCGCGGTCGCGAGCTGATCCGGAGGCGTTACCGTCCGCACCATCTCCGCGACGGTGTCTGGGTCGAGGATCCGTTGGTACGGCTGTCCGTCCAGGTCAGGAAACA
Above is a window of Micromonospora rifamycinica DNA encoding:
- a CDS encoding condensation domain-containing protein; the encoded protein is MFPDLDGQPYQRILDPDTVAEMVRTVTPPDQLATAMQTASRRTFAIDSAPPLTLTLHTVGADWHVLHMAWHHIIGDGWSMRPLLADLATAYTARRDQRAPGWAELPVQYADYTLAA